A region from the Catellatospora sp. TT07R-123 genome encodes:
- a CDS encoding RHS repeat-associated core domain-containing protein, whose product MRAVRARTVPLMRRVLLPVLAATVLVGGLQVPAQAQSAGPAQVAPVAPEAARVPTRQVKPDVRPVFSAGHRVVSQPATVSWPAAGQSKVSLAGVPAGIRTERGVSASGAAASTTGGVVRVAPAPAQAGSDVQRGFAPAGDTVTSASVRVHGRADAEAAGIDGVIVDVARADSVRRSGAVTVAVDYSGFAKAYGADWATRLRLVQLPACALTTPKASQCATSNPLASTNDAGSQTVTAVTPLAADGGFTVLALTAGPSGNNGSYNATSLSPASTWQVSAQTGAFSWSYPFRMVPGVGGPQPSLSLSYSSQAIDGRTSTTNTQGSWIGDGWDMWTGYIERTYKSCASDTGQVGGSDPNNKTNPTGDQCWWKSNGTMSLNGRSTELVDAGGGKWRGKSDDGSLIELLTNTGFGNGDADGEYWKVTTVDGTQYFFGRNHGVGGATASEATNSAWLTQVYGNHVGEPGYTAGNFAASRRTQAWRWNLDYVVDPHGNTMTLFYGKETGAYGRESDPAKRTTYDRGGYLTKIEYASRNDAPATTQPGARVLFAVNDRCVTSCYSSGDPVAANWPDTPWDQYCKAAPCTNALSPTYWTSQRLTRVSTQVYSGSGTAFNDVEWWDLHQDFLNAGVSEGTPMWLRSIDHTGKVTTAGGAEASDPPITFNPGADPLANRVDGPTDGRTNLFRFRIQSITTESGTQIGITYSAKECTRTALPTPDTNTKRCYPQMYAPDGVNATVDWFHKYVVTRLDEHDQTGASADMQTEYFYLDTPAWHYDDSELVKPEERTWGQFRGYSHVQISKGKGTDPRLVDDYLYYRGMDGDKLSGGGTRTVKITDSQGVQVDDRDELNGQVREETKLDSASSLVVSSTITDMWVNGPTATSGSLKAWMVQPQTRRERTRLLNGTYRWTKQTTGYNTDGLPETVDDFGDEAASGDETCTRTWYARNSGNWMLDQVKRMQTVGVACAATPSVPADVLSDVRTTYDDVANDWNTDLPVLGDVAKVEEVDSWNGTNPVTVLTAKTTYDANGRPRDSFDAAGYKTSTTYTPMLAGPVTGVSVTNAKNQTSSTTSAPAWGLPATIIDANGAVTALDYDGLGRLLKVWQPGRDKGTYPQTPNLEYVYLLRNNAPTAVTTKMLLPTGSGYATQITLFDGWLRQRQTQTQAPGGGRGLTDTIYDSRGLTAWTAAGYYDASNAAPSTALYTGLTKPSIPSVSDFFYDSVGRKTAEALSSYGVEQWRSQVQLFGDRTTTIPPDGGTATTTILDADGRTTQLRQYHDRAFAGSDDPTTFDATNYTYTDRGELDTVTDPAGNTWNYDYDQRGHQTDVYDPDTGHVHTEYNDLSQVESVTDATGITLGYAYDALGRKTSVTQGGNIRTTWEYDTLTNGIGRLTRSTRLEPAGSANAYTNEVTGYDIAGRVTSSKLVVPSGEGTLCASGTLTPCEYTYSTSYKADGQPSVTSIPAAADLGSEVIAHNYNDVGAPTTLTTSLSSNVYAVTYNKLGMLTERKLGKFGSLVTATYTIDEATNRTTDVVVSPDGQPVPASYHYTYDKTGNLLSIKDSPFGQTADTQCYTYDHLRRLTQAWTPLSGDCGATRTVSGLGGPAPYWHSYAYTGSAGLAGSRTQETWHESAGDTVRDYTYPTQGGPVGSQPHTVQQVVTDRPGTGNDTTDLFDYDANGNTTLRDPAGPASQQLAWDPEGHLKSVTDGAGTTDYIYDADGNRLISHDPTGATLYLPGGQEVRRTTGQPTKATRYYNHLGTIYAVRTAAGLTWQVADHHGTSEVGISATNLANISRRRSTPFGTDRGTPPATWAGDKGFVGGTRDNTGLTHLGAREYDPALGMFLSDDPVSDPGDPQQLHGYAYSNNNPTSFSDPSGLYYTEDSDDTGAKGYGHSNGPTTVVDKFVPPPCDAACQAARAERDRKEHERLERERLERERARREREAAERAKIDDTWWKQSMDWISDAAPALDLLAAATAAVPGLDIVTATLAVAVNIVSVANGAIDVWNDIQYSTTTTGTETAFDVAGTVLSAVGLGATAKLAHAEKGLAAAAKEASKTARTLKNLGSPKYANAVAKQAAASLAKATVVKSAAAEFVVGAVGNALGFAQQLVPNAGGDDRSPNIFSSVLLSVI is encoded by the coding sequence ATGCGAGCTGTACGTGCAAGAACAGTGCCGCTGATGCGGCGGGTGCTGCTACCGGTGCTGGCCGCGACGGTGCTGGTGGGCGGGCTGCAAGTGCCCGCCCAGGCACAGTCGGCCGGACCCGCCCAGGTGGCGCCCGTGGCGCCCGAGGCGGCACGGGTGCCGACGAGGCAGGTCAAGCCGGATGTGCGGCCGGTGTTCTCGGCCGGGCACCGGGTGGTGTCGCAGCCCGCGACCGTGTCCTGGCCGGCCGCCGGCCAGTCGAAGGTGTCGCTCGCCGGGGTTCCGGCGGGCATCCGTACCGAGCGCGGGGTGTCGGCAAGTGGCGCTGCCGCCTCGACTACCGGTGGAGTGGTGCGGGTGGCGCCCGCACCTGCCCAGGCGGGGTCGGATGTGCAGCGCGGCTTCGCTCCGGCCGGAGACACCGTGACGTCGGCGTCGGTGCGGGTGCACGGCCGTGCCGACGCCGAGGCCGCCGGCATCGACGGCGTGATCGTGGATGTCGCGCGCGCCGACTCGGTCCGCCGGTCGGGCGCGGTGACCGTGGCCGTCGACTACTCGGGTTTCGCGAAGGCCTACGGTGCCGATTGGGCGACGCGACTGCGGCTGGTGCAGCTGCCCGCGTGTGCCCTCACGACGCCGAAGGCGTCGCAGTGCGCGACGTCGAACCCGCTGGCGTCGACGAACGACGCAGGTTCCCAGACGGTGACCGCGGTGACGCCGCTGGCGGCCGACGGCGGATTCACGGTGCTGGCCCTGACCGCCGGTCCGTCGGGCAACAACGGCAGCTACAACGCCACCAGCCTGTCACCTGCCTCGACGTGGCAGGTCTCCGCGCAGACCGGTGCGTTCTCGTGGTCGTACCCGTTCCGCATGGTGCCGGGCGTCGGCGGCCCGCAGCCGTCGCTGTCGCTGTCGTACAGCTCGCAGGCCATCGACGGGCGCACGTCCACGACGAACACGCAGGGTTCGTGGATCGGTGACGGCTGGGACATGTGGACCGGCTACATCGAGCGCACCTACAAGTCCTGCGCTTCCGACACCGGTCAGGTCGGCGGCAGCGACCCGAACAACAAGACCAACCCGACCGGTGACCAGTGCTGGTGGAAGTCGAACGGCACGATGTCGCTCAACGGCCGGTCGACCGAGCTGGTCGACGCGGGCGGCGGCAAGTGGCGCGGCAAGTCCGACGACGGGTCGCTGATCGAGCTGCTGACCAACACCGGTTTCGGCAACGGCGACGCCGACGGCGAGTACTGGAAGGTCACCACGGTCGACGGCACCCAGTACTTCTTCGGCCGCAACCACGGTGTGGGCGGGGCGACCGCGTCGGAGGCGACCAACTCGGCGTGGCTGACCCAGGTGTACGGCAACCACGTCGGCGAGCCCGGCTACACCGCCGGCAACTTCGCCGCGTCCCGCCGCACGCAGGCGTGGCGGTGGAACCTGGACTACGTCGTCGATCCGCACGGCAACACGATGACGCTGTTCTACGGCAAGGAGACCGGTGCGTACGGGCGCGAGAGCGACCCGGCCAAGCGCACCACCTACGACCGCGGCGGCTACCTGACCAAGATCGAGTACGCCTCCCGCAACGACGCCCCGGCGACGACCCAGCCCGGTGCGCGAGTGCTGTTCGCGGTCAACGACCGCTGCGTCACGTCCTGCTACTCCAGCGGTGACCCGGTGGCCGCGAACTGGCCCGACACCCCGTGGGACCAGTACTGCAAGGCGGCGCCCTGCACCAACGCGCTGTCACCCACCTACTGGACCAGTCAGCGGCTGACCCGGGTGAGCACCCAGGTCTACTCCGGCTCCGGCACGGCGTTCAACGACGTCGAATGGTGGGACCTGCACCAGGACTTCCTCAACGCCGGGGTCAGCGAGGGCACCCCGATGTGGCTGCGCTCGATCGACCACACCGGCAAGGTCACCACCGCCGGCGGGGCTGAGGCGTCCGACCCTCCGATCACGTTCAACCCCGGGGCCGATCCGCTGGCCAACCGGGTCGACGGACCCACCGACGGGCGTACCAACCTGTTCCGGTTCCGGATCCAGTCCATCACCACCGAGTCGGGGACCCAGATCGGGATCACGTACTCCGCGAAGGAGTGCACCCGCACCGCCCTGCCCACCCCCGACACGAACACCAAGCGCTGCTACCCCCAGATGTACGCCCCGGACGGCGTCAACGCGACCGTCGACTGGTTCCACAAGTACGTCGTGACCCGCCTGGACGAGCACGACCAGACCGGTGCGTCGGCGGACATGCAGACGGAGTACTTCTACCTCGACACCCCCGCCTGGCACTACGACGACAGCGAACTGGTCAAGCCCGAGGAGCGCACCTGGGGGCAGTTCCGCGGCTACAGCCACGTCCAGATCAGCAAGGGCAAGGGCACCGACCCGCGCCTGGTCGACGACTACCTGTACTACCGCGGCATGGACGGCGACAAGCTGTCCGGCGGCGGCACCCGTACCGTGAAGATCACTGACTCGCAGGGCGTCCAGGTCGACGACCGCGACGAACTGAACGGGCAGGTCCGCGAGGAGACGAAACTCGACTCCGCCTCCAGCCTCGTCGTGTCCAGCACCATCACCGACATGTGGGTAAACGGCCCCACCGCGACTTCTGGGTCGCTGAAGGCGTGGATGGTCCAGCCGCAGACCCGCCGCGAACGCACCCGCCTGCTCAACGGCACCTACCGCTGGACCAAGCAGACCACGGGTTACAACACCGACGGCCTGCCCGAGACGGTCGACGACTTCGGCGACGAGGCCGCCAGCGGCGACGAGACCTGCACCCGCACCTGGTACGCCCGCAACAGCGGAAACTGGATGCTGGACCAGGTCAAGCGAATGCAAACCGTCGGCGTCGCCTGCGCGGCGACCCCGTCCGTTCCGGCAGACGTCCTGTCCGACGTGCGCACCACCTACGACGACGTGGCCAACGACTGGAACACCGACCTGCCGGTGCTCGGTGACGTCGCCAAGGTCGAGGAGGTCGACTCTTGGAACGGCACCAACCCGGTCACGGTGCTGACCGCGAAGACCACCTATGACGCCAACGGACGGCCGCGAGACAGCTTCGACGCAGCTGGCTATAAGACCAGCACCACCTACACCCCGATGCTGGCCGGCCCGGTGACCGGCGTCAGCGTCACCAACGCCAAGAACCAGACCAGCAGCACCACCTCCGCACCCGCATGGGGGCTTCCGGCGACCATCATCGATGCCAACGGCGCCGTCACGGCACTGGACTACGACGGACTGGGCAGGCTCCTGAAGGTATGGCAGCCCGGCCGCGACAAGGGCACCTATCCCCAGACACCCAACCTGGAGTACGTGTACCTGCTGCGCAACAACGCCCCCACCGCGGTAACGACCAAGATGCTGCTGCCCACCGGTAGCGGATACGCCACACAGATCACCCTGTTCGACGGCTGGCTGCGGCAGCGGCAGACCCAGACTCAGGCACCCGGCGGGGGCAGAGGCCTCACCGATACCATCTACGACTCCCGAGGCCTGACCGCCTGGACCGCGGCCGGCTACTACGACGCCTCCAATGCCGCACCCAGTACCGCGCTCTACACCGGTCTCACCAAACCGTCGATTCCGTCGGTAAGTGACTTCTTCTACGACAGCGTCGGCCGCAAGACCGCCGAGGCCCTGTCCTCGTACGGGGTCGAGCAATGGCGATCCCAGGTCCAGCTGTTCGGGGACCGGACCACCACCATCCCTCCCGACGGCGGCACCGCAACCACCACCATCCTCGACGCCGACGGCCGCACCACCCAGCTGCGCCAGTACCACGACCGGGCGTTCGCGGGCAGCGACGATCCGACCACGTTCGACGCCACCAACTACACCTACACTGACCGGGGCGAACTCGACACCGTCACCGACCCGGCCGGCAACACCTGGAACTACGACTACGACCAGCGGGGCCACCAGACCGACGTCTACGACCCCGACACCGGCCACGTCCACACCGAATACAACGACCTCAGCCAGGTCGAGAGTGTCACCGATGCCACGGGGATCACGCTCGGCTACGCCTACGACGCGCTCGGCCGCAAGACCAGCGTGACCCAGGGCGGCAACATCCGCACCACGTGGGAGTACGACACCCTCACCAACGGAATCGGCAGGCTGACCCGTTCCACCCGCCTCGAACCGGCGGGGTCGGCCAACGCCTACACCAATGAGGTCACCGGCTACGACATCGCCGGCCGGGTCACCTCCAGCAAGCTCGTCGTCCCGTCGGGCGAGGGCACGCTGTGCGCGTCGGGCACCCTGACGCCATGTGAGTACACCTACTCCACCTCCTACAAGGCAGACGGCCAGCCGTCGGTTACCAGCATCCCCGCCGCCGCCGATCTCGGCAGCGAGGTGATCGCGCACAACTACAACGACGTGGGTGCGCCGACCACGCTGACCACGAGCCTGTCCAGCAACGTGTACGCGGTCACCTACAACAAGCTGGGCATGCTCACCGAGCGTAAGCTCGGCAAGTTCGGCAGCCTCGTGACCGCCACCTACACCATCGACGAGGCCACCAACCGCACCACCGATGTGGTCGTCTCGCCCGACGGGCAACCCGTCCCCGCCTCCTACCACTACACCTACGACAAGACCGGCAACCTGCTCAGCATCAAGGACAGCCCGTTCGGGCAGACCGCCGACACCCAGTGCTACACCTACGACCACCTGCGCCGACTCACGCAAGCCTGGACGCCGCTGTCTGGGGACTGCGGTGCGACGCGCACCGTCAGCGGTCTTGGCGGCCCGGCACCGTACTGGCACTCCTACGCCTACACCGGCTCCGCCGGACTGGCCGGCAGCCGCACACAGGAAACCTGGCACGAGTCGGCCGGTGACACCGTCCGCGACTACACCTACCCCACCCAGGGCGGCCCCGTCGGGTCTCAGCCGCACACCGTCCAGCAGGTCGTCACCGACCGGCCGGGCACCGGCAACGACACCACCGACCTGTTCGACTACGACGCCAACGGCAACACCACTCTGCGAGACCCGGCCGGACCCGCCAGCCAGCAGCTGGCCTGGGACCCGGAAGGACACCTCAAGAGCGTCACCGACGGCGCCGGAACCACCGACTACATCTACGACGCCGACGGAAACCGGCTCATCAGCCACGACCCGACCGGCGCCACCCTCTACCTGCCCGGCGGACAGGAAGTCCGCCGCACAACGGGGCAGCCGACCAAGGCCACCCGCTACTACAACCACCTCGGCACGATCTACGCCGTCCGCACCGCAGCGGGACTGACATGGCAGGTCGCCGACCACCATGGCACATCCGAAGTCGGCATCTCCGCCACCAACCTCGCCAACATCTCCCGCAGGCGCAGCACCCCGTTCGGCACCGACCGCGGCACCCCACCCGCCACCTGGGCCGGTGACAAGGGCTTCGTCGGCGGCACCCGCGACAACACCGGCCTCACCCACCTCGGCGCCCGCGAATACGACCCAGCACTGGGCATGTTCCTATCCGACGACCCCGTCTCCGACCCGGGGGATCCACAGCAGCTACACGGCTACGCGTACAGCAACAACAACCCGACCAGCTTCTCCGACCCTTCCGGGCTGTACTACACCGAAGACAGCGACGACACCGGCGCCAAGGGCTACGGCCACAGCAACGGCCCGACTACCGTCGTCGACAAGTTCGTCCCACCACCCTGTGATGCTGCCTGCCAGGCCGCCCGCGCCGAGCGCGACCGAAAGGAACACGAACGCCTCGAACGCGAACGTCTCGAGCGTGAGCGCGCGCGCCGCGAGCGCGAAGCGGCCGAAAGAGCCAAGATAGACGATACCTGGTGGAAGCAGAGTATGGATTGGATCAGCGACGCGGCCCCGGCACTCGACCTGCTGGCCGCGGCAACGGCAGCGGTTCCCGGACTTGATATCGTGACTGCAACTCTTGCGGTCGCAGTGAATATCGTCTCGGTAGCAAACGGTGCAATCGACGTATGGAATGATATTCAGTATTCGACGACAACCACCGGCACTGAGACCGCCTTTGACGTCGCAGGAACTGTCCTAAGCGCTGTGGGTCTTGGGGCAACTGCCAAGCTTGCGCACGCAGAAAAGGGACTCGCGGCAGCTGCGAAGGAAGCGTCAAAGACTGCGCGAACGCTAAAGAACCTGGGCTCGCCGAAGTACGCCAATGCAGTTGCGAAGCAGGCAGCGGCTTCATTGGCGAAAGCGACTGTGGTGAAATCGGCCGCCGCCGAATTTGTTGTAGGAGCTGTGGGCAATGCCCTCGGATTCGCTCAGCAGTTGGTTCCGAACGCCGGCGGAGACGACCGATCGCCGAATATCTTCTCTTCGGTATTGCTTTCCGTTATCTAG
- a CDS encoding glycoside hydrolase family 3 C-terminal domain-containing protein produces the protein MSTETPELTAERFEPRITDLVARMTPAEKAALCAGSDFWHLYGVPRLDVPPIMVADGPYGLRKEHDGSDVDGKSEPATCFPTSSALAATWDPDLVEQIGRALGDEARAGGVSVLLGPGVNIKRSPLCGRNFEYFSEDPLLAGTLGAAWIRGVQSRGVGASLKHFAANNQERRRFNIDAAVDERALHEIYLAAFETAVAAGPWTVMCAYNRLNGVHCSQHEWLLTEVLRRRWGFDGVVVSDWGAVDERVPGLAVGLDVEMPGYGGHNDQLILAALADGSLPEEVLDRAAARVLTLIERTGQIRAGGHGYDRDAHHALARRAAAEGTVLLKNEGGLLPLAPGTGRIAVVGAFARQPRFQGAGSAGINPHRVDDAYTRICELVGEQVAYAPGYHRDRGDVDEELLAQARVTARDADTVLVFVGLTEGYETEGLDRTHLALPAAHDALVHAVTAVNSRAVVVLANGAPVEMPWLRGVPAVVEGYLGGQAGGSAVADVLFGAAEPGGRLAETFPHRWEDNPSHAIPDAPAVTEYRESVYVGYRYYDSARVDVMFPFGHGLSYTTFAYSGLTLNAAAVEAGEPVEVSVTVTNTGEREGSEVVQVYVNDCASTVFRPWQELAGFVKVRLRPGQSEQVTVVLPRRAFAFYDTARGDWSVEAGEFEIRAGSSSRDIRATVLLEVTGGDPVPEPVSYPLPASGQQFDRAAFAALYGRDLPDNTADRPGAFTLNTPLADMRSSVVTRTLQYVARRKSRSVIADPTSPMAYLVAAMLDEMPLRMLALGTRGAVGRHVQQGILDLINGRRLRGLRRLLGGRPSGS, from the coding sequence GTGAGCACCGAGACGCCCGAGCTCACCGCCGAGCGGTTCGAGCCCCGCATCACCGACCTGGTGGCGCGGATGACCCCGGCCGAGAAGGCCGCGCTCTGCGCGGGCAGCGACTTCTGGCACCTGTACGGCGTGCCCCGCCTGGACGTCCCGCCGATCATGGTCGCCGACGGGCCGTACGGCCTGCGCAAGGAGCACGACGGCAGCGACGTCGACGGCAAGAGCGAGCCCGCGACCTGCTTCCCGACGTCCTCGGCCCTGGCCGCGACCTGGGACCCCGACCTGGTCGAGCAGATCGGCCGCGCCCTCGGCGACGAGGCGAGGGCGGGCGGCGTCAGCGTGCTGCTCGGCCCCGGCGTCAACATCAAGCGCAGCCCCCTGTGCGGCCGCAACTTCGAGTACTTCTCCGAGGACCCGCTGCTGGCGGGCACCCTCGGTGCCGCCTGGATCCGCGGCGTGCAGAGCCGGGGCGTCGGCGCCTCGCTCAAGCACTTCGCCGCCAACAACCAGGAGCGGCGCCGGTTCAACATCGACGCCGCCGTCGACGAGCGGGCCCTGCACGAGATCTACCTGGCCGCGTTCGAGACCGCCGTCGCGGCGGGTCCGTGGACGGTGATGTGCGCCTACAACCGGCTCAACGGCGTGCACTGCAGCCAGCATGAGTGGCTGCTCACCGAGGTGCTGCGGCGGCGCTGGGGCTTCGACGGCGTCGTGGTGTCCGACTGGGGCGCCGTCGACGAGCGGGTCCCCGGCCTGGCCGTGGGCCTGGACGTCGAGATGCCCGGCTACGGCGGCCACAACGACCAGCTCATCCTCGCCGCGCTCGCCGACGGCAGCCTGCCCGAGGAGGTTTTGGACCGGGCCGCCGCCCGGGTGCTGACCCTGATCGAGCGCACCGGGCAGATCCGCGCGGGCGGTCACGGCTACGACCGCGACGCCCACCACGCCCTGGCCCGCCGGGCCGCCGCCGAGGGCACCGTGCTGCTGAAGAACGAGGGCGGCCTGCTGCCGCTGGCCCCGGGCACGGGCCGGATCGCGGTCGTCGGCGCGTTCGCCAGACAGCCCCGGTTCCAGGGCGCGGGCAGCGCCGGGATCAACCCGCACCGGGTCGACGACGCGTACACCCGGATCTGCGAGCTGGTCGGCGAGCAGGTCGCCTACGCCCCCGGCTACCACCGCGACCGCGGCGACGTCGACGAGGAGCTGCTGGCGCAGGCCCGGGTGACCGCCCGCGACGCCGACACGGTGCTGGTCTTCGTCGGCCTGACCGAGGGGTACGAGACCGAGGGCCTGGACCGCACGCACCTGGCCCTGCCCGCCGCCCACGACGCCCTCGTGCACGCGGTCACGGCGGTGAACTCGCGCGCGGTCGTGGTGCTGGCCAACGGCGCACCCGTGGAGATGCCCTGGCTGCGCGGGGTGCCCGCCGTCGTCGAGGGCTACCTCGGCGGGCAGGCCGGCGGCAGTGCCGTGGCCGACGTGCTGTTCGGCGCGGCCGAACCCGGCGGGCGGCTGGCCGAGACGTTCCCGCACCGGTGGGAGGACAACCCCAGCCACGCCATCCCCGACGCGCCCGCCGTCACCGAATACCGCGAGAGCGTGTACGTCGGCTACCGCTACTACGACAGCGCGCGCGTGGACGTGATGTTCCCGTTCGGGCACGGGCTGTCGTACACGACGTTCGCGTATTCGGGGCTGACGCTGAACGCGGCGGCGGTCGAGGCCGGGGAGCCGGTCGAGGTCAGCGTGACCGTCACCAACACCGGCGAGCGCGAGGGCAGCGAGGTCGTGCAGGTGTACGTGAACGACTGCGCGTCCACCGTGTTCCGGCCCTGGCAGGAGCTGGCCGGCTTCGTCAAGGTGCGGCTGCGCCCCGGCCAGTCCGAGCAGGTCACCGTGGTGCTGCCGCGACGGGCGTTCGCGTTCTACGACACCGCGCGCGGCGACTGGTCCGTCGAGGCGGGGGAGTTCGAGATCCGGGCCGGGTCGTCCTCGCGCGACATCCGTGCCACCGTGCTGCTGGAGGTCACCGGCGGCGACCCGGTGCCCGAGCCGGTGAGCTATCCGCTGCCCGCATCAGGTCAGCAGTTCGACCGTGCCGCCTTCGCCGCCCTGTACGGCCGGGACCTGCCGGACAACACCGCGGACCGGCCCGGCGCGTTCACCCTGAACACGCCGCTGGCCGACATGCGGTCCTCCGTGGTGACCCGCACGTTGCAGTACGTCGCCCGCCGCAAGTCCCGGTCCGTCATCGCCGACCCGACCAGCCCGATGGCGTACCTGGTCGCGGCGATGCTCGACGAGATGCCGCTGCGGATGCTGGCGCTGGGCACCCGTGGCGCGGTCGGACGGCACGTCCAGCAGGGCATCCTCGACCTGATCAACGGCCGCCGCCTGCGCGGCCTGCGCCGGCTGCTGGGTGGCCGCCCCTCGGGCTCATAG
- a CDS encoding MarR family winged helix-turn-helix transcriptional regulator: MSVLPTGTAADLMQLLTQAERLLSRRVAGILREEGCSAEAWRVLHLLAEGGGHPMTEVADRSFLPPGTLTKVVDQLVELGLVYRRIDPADRRRIRAFLAPRGRQLHERIAARIDASVTELPLPGAEREHLAALLHTLSQAMTATADAAAPVAA; encoded by the coding sequence ATGTCTGTGCTGCCGACGGGCACCGCTGCCGACCTGATGCAGCTGCTGACCCAGGCCGAACGGCTGCTGTCGCGGCGCGTGGCGGGCATCCTGCGCGAAGAGGGCTGCTCAGCCGAGGCGTGGCGGGTGCTGCACCTGCTCGCCGAGGGCGGCGGCCACCCGATGACCGAGGTCGCCGACCGCTCCTTCCTGCCCCCGGGCACCCTGACCAAGGTGGTGGACCAGCTCGTCGAGCTCGGCCTGGTCTACCGGCGCATCGACCCGGCCGACCGGCGCCGCATCCGCGCCTTCCTGGCCCCGCGCGGCCGCCAGCTGCATGAGCGCATCGCCGCGCGGATCGACGCCAGCGTCACCGAGCTGCCGCTGCCCGGCGCCGAGCGCGAGCACCTGGCCGCGCTGCTGCACACCCTGTCGCAGGCCATGACCGCCACCGCCGACGCGGCCGCGCCGGTGGCCGCGTGA